Proteins co-encoded in one Bremerella sp. TYQ1 genomic window:
- a CDS encoding DUF1559 domain-containing protein produces MTSNPTTKSRRGFTLVELLVVIAIIGVLIALLLPAVQQAREAARRNACSNNLKQIGLALHNHHDTHGKFPPGWIATNGPDSTYGWACYILPFMEQNNIYEAIGDPTNPLDDANDKAGAIIDSYLCPSSTLADKDEDGYARGNYMGNHGHSMGLSDYGGFFKNRSEFKFRDMVDGTSNVIMIGEAEGHSDITDGGFPSWAGTYYHTLGYTNGRFSRVRIGNEGFPINFGLNGSGMTQRQCFSSRHPGGAQFVYADGSTHFIPETIEVGTKDDVSNYGVYIKLLTRNDGQVIGNY; encoded by the coding sequence ATGACTTCTAACCCAACGACGAAGTCCCGGCGCGGCTTCACCCTGGTCGAACTATTGGTGGTGATCGCCATTATCGGTGTGTTGATCGCCCTGCTACTTCCGGCCGTGCAGCAGGCTCGCGAGGCGGCTCGACGCAACGCTTGCTCGAACAATTTGAAGCAGATCGGCCTGGCACTGCATAACCATCACGACACGCATGGGAAGTTCCCACCGGGCTGGATCGCCACGAACGGTCCAGATTCGACCTACGGCTGGGCTTGTTACATCCTGCCGTTCATGGAGCAGAACAATATTTACGAAGCGATTGGCGATCCGACCAATCCGCTGGATGATGCCAACGACAAAGCTGGCGCCATCATCGATTCGTATCTATGCCCATCGTCGACATTGGCCGACAAAGACGAAGATGGCTATGCCCGAGGAAACTACATGGGCAATCATGGCCACTCGATGGGACTTTCCGATTACGGCGGGTTCTTCAAGAACCGTAGCGAATTCAAGTTTCGCGATATGGTCGACGGTACCAGCAATGTCATCATGATTGGCGAAGCCGAAGGGCACAGCGACATCACCGACGGCGGCTTTCCGTCGTGGGCTGGAACTTATTATCACACGCTGGGCTATACCAATGGGCGATTCTCACGCGTGCGAATTGGTAACGAAGGCTTTCCGATTAACTTCGGCTTGAACGGCTCTGGCATGACGCAGCGGCAATGCTTCTCCAGCCGACACCCAGGCGGAGCTCAGTTCGTCTACGCCGATGGGAGCACCCACTTCATTCCAGAAACCATCGAAGTCGGAACGAAGGATGACGTCAGCAACTACGGCGTCTACATCAAACTGCTGACTCGAAACGACGGCCAAGTGATTGGTAACTACTAA
- a CDS encoding sigma-54-dependent Fis family transcriptional regulator, with product MGDVYRLTRKVAQTNASVLLLGETGTGKEMIASSVHRLSQRASGPFVKVNCGALSESLLESELFGHVRGAFTGAIGNRTGRFEAAHGGTIFLDEINSTSLHLQVKLLRVLQEREFERVGDTATIRVDTRVIAASNRLLLEEVGEGKFREDLYWRLNVVPIRIPPLRERREDIPELVAHFLNVYSEVNDRHVVHIQREAMEALQDHNWPGNVRELQNYVERAVVLAEGDELTLDLLPPEIRSGDNRSAMSLGRGAADFDTLAFEVVQQGLQDADPESEDLHSRVVNRVEKELIVQVMSSCANVQTKAATRLGINRNTLHKKLKEYEIES from the coding sequence ATGGGCGACGTCTATCGTCTGACGCGAAAAGTCGCTCAGACCAATGCGTCGGTCTTGCTGCTCGGCGAGACAGGGACTGGTAAGGAAATGATTGCTTCGTCGGTTCACCGCTTGAGCCAACGAGCCTCCGGTCCTTTCGTGAAAGTCAACTGCGGCGCGTTAAGTGAAAGCCTGCTGGAAAGTGAACTGTTCGGTCACGTTCGCGGGGCGTTTACCGGGGCCATTGGCAACCGCACCGGACGTTTCGAGGCAGCCCACGGCGGCACCATTTTCCTCGACGAAATCAACTCGACGTCGCTTCACCTGCAAGTGAAACTGCTGCGTGTTCTGCAAGAGCGAGAGTTTGAACGAGTTGGCGATACAGCCACCATTCGCGTCGATACTCGCGTGATCGCGGCAAGTAACCGTCTGCTGCTGGAAGAAGTCGGCGAAGGCAAGTTCCGTGAAGACTTGTACTGGCGACTTAACGTCGTGCCGATTCGCATTCCACCGCTGCGGGAACGTCGCGAAGACATCCCGGAACTTGTTGCCCACTTCCTCAACGTTTACAGCGAAGTCAACGATCGGCACGTGGTGCACATTCAACGGGAAGCGATGGAAGCCTTGCAAGATCATAACTGGCCTGGCAACGTTCGCGAACTGCAGAACTACGTGGAACGAGCTGTCGTGCTGGCCGAAGGAGACGAACTGACGCTCGATCTCTTGCCGCCAGAAATTCGCAGCGGCGACAACCGCTCGGCAATGAGCCTCGGCCGAGGTGCGGCCGACTTCGATACGCTCGCCTTCGAGGTGGTCCAGCAGGGACTGCAAGATGCCGACCCCGAATCAGAAGATCTCCACTCGCGCGTCGTCAATCGTGTCGAGAAGGAGCTGATCGTGCAAGTGATGTCGTCTTGTGCCAACGTGCAGACCAAAGCGGCCACGCGGCTCGGCATCAACCGCAACACGCTGCATAAGAAGCTGAAAGAGTACGAGATCGAATCGTGA
- a CDS encoding metallophosphoesterase has product MSVARRSFLQTLFGGSLALTGAAALAEETASTSSTTDQPLTMAFLTDTHQPAGNGEVMQKVAQLIDSIQAREEAPQLFVFGGDNVMAVDGGQSEEQTEIQFRQWKENVLQRLNVPSLSCIGNHDIRWKDYAKDKPESYQEKAKAVETYGMPHRYFAAEHGGWQFFLLDTFQHQGCEIDDAQWQWFEEELAKSDQPACVVTHAPLMSVTHFFEPSTDKGLGKGYNVPSGWSPQRLSAIKALFQKYPRVKLCLSGHMHTVDRVDVDNTTYICGGAVSGNWWGNKDYLGFPACWMELKLYPDGTWSHTRHETS; this is encoded by the coding sequence ATGTCCGTTGCTCGTCGCTCATTTCTACAGACGTTGTTTGGTGGAAGCTTGGCTTTGACAGGGGCAGCCGCGCTTGCCGAAGAAACCGCCTCGACTTCCTCGACCACAGATCAGCCACTGACGATGGCTTTCCTCACCGATACCCATCAGCCAGCCGGTAATGGGGAAGTCATGCAGAAGGTCGCCCAGTTGATCGATTCGATCCAGGCTCGTGAAGAGGCTCCGCAGCTTTTCGTGTTCGGTGGCGACAACGTCATGGCGGTCGATGGTGGGCAGTCGGAAGAACAGACCGAAATCCAATTCCGGCAGTGGAAAGAAAACGTTTTGCAGCGGCTGAACGTTCCCAGCCTCAGCTGCATTGGCAATCATGACATTCGCTGGAAAGACTACGCCAAGGACAAACCAGAGAGCTATCAGGAGAAAGCGAAAGCGGTCGAGACCTATGGCATGCCGCACCGTTACTTCGCGGCCGAGCATGGTGGCTGGCAGTTCTTTTTGCTCGATACGTTTCAACATCAGGGATGCGAAATTGACGACGCCCAGTGGCAGTGGTTCGAGGAAGAACTCGCCAAGAGTGATCAACCGGCGTGCGTTGTCACCCATGCGCCGCTGATGTCGGTGACACACTTCTTCGAGCCGTCAACCGACAAGGGACTTGGCAAAGGGTACAACGTTCCTTCCGGTTGGTCGCCGCAGCGGCTGTCGGCCATCAAAGCGTTGTTCCAAAAATACCCCCGCGTGAAGCTTTGCCTGAGCGGGCACATGCACACCGTCGACCGCGTTGATGTCGATAACACGACGTACATCTGCGGCGGCGCCGTCAGCGGCAACTGGTGGGGCAATAAGGATTACCTTGGCTTTCCTGCGTGTTGGATGGAACTGAAGCTTTATCCTGACGGAACCTGGTCGCACACGCGTCACGAAACAAGCTAA
- a CDS encoding HEAT repeat domain-containing protein encodes MQRFLKIAFLIAAVVGLTLPVHAQTQPPAEPAPEAPVDTAAIEAIKESNPTTPQQLINAALLTGDLGRADLSKQYLQKLIDNDPPVEEIVAAQRNLGTARLFRLSTMESLQPEGEKAATMLLEKLDGYIKDPKRLEQLIGQLIDSDKNVRRRAVKELENAGSDAANPLFAAMVDPAREDVRPAAKRMLVRLDKAIHGPLLAALDSDNSLLVAELADVAQQLELKEATQFLVGPYVLTDDEQLKSAIGEYLDAIVNARPSEADVTEYLTKRVKSYLGAGPMFSVNEDGLVDLWTWDADKNEAVMTPLPPADAEVATAGQLLHDLYALAADDAEVQVQTALAAMQRMAVLDESDTQLKQLIDEHGIELIQTTLDRALEDRKFAQAAVVACEQLGATKNADLLIAVDGNPSPLALALQSPVYRVRRAAAKAILAIDPKSPYAGSAELLDTLGFMANGQGKRLIVLGELHEQRARKMASLLAELQLEPLITPGGRELFQAAYSSPDVEAIFISKPLARPAMMESVQILRKDRRTADLPIGLISPIDEVISYQLRTKDDPLTEVMIRPNDSQGFAFQLKQLYMAQGRLLVPYDERATDAEFAIAELSRMLDAKQEYDFYNFLKLEEIAVRRLVDDEVTENIAKLLGKLATPAAQTALVDYASDPFHPAAYRQACADALKAAIAERGILLTKDQIVAQYDRYNASEKLDSETQAVLGKILDILEAPTQNVRFDQPAKIGP; translated from the coding sequence ATGCAACGTTTCCTGAAAATTGCTTTCCTGATTGCCGCCGTCGTGGGTTTGACTCTTCCTGTGCATGCGCAGACCCAACCTCCGGCTGAGCCTGCGCCGGAAGCTCCCGTGGATACCGCGGCCATCGAAGCCATTAAGGAATCGAACCCGACAACGCCGCAGCAGTTAATCAACGCGGCTCTTTTGACAGGCGATCTCGGCCGAGCCGATCTCTCGAAGCAATACCTGCAAAAGCTGATCGACAACGATCCCCCTGTCGAAGAGATTGTTGCCGCCCAGCGCAACCTCGGCACCGCTCGACTATTCCGTCTGTCGACCATGGAGTCGCTGCAGCCGGAAGGGGAAAAAGCGGCGACCATGCTGCTGGAGAAACTGGACGGTTACATCAAAGACCCTAAGCGTCTGGAACAGCTGATCGGCCAACTGATCGACAGCGACAAGAACGTTCGTCGTCGCGCCGTGAAAGAACTGGAAAACGCTGGCTCCGACGCCGCGAATCCGCTGTTCGCCGCGATGGTCGATCCCGCTCGCGAAGACGTTCGTCCGGCAGCCAAGCGAATGCTGGTGCGTCTCGATAAAGCGATCCATGGCCCGCTGCTTGCCGCACTGGATAGCGACAACTCGCTGCTCGTCGCCGAGTTGGCCGACGTGGCGCAACAGCTGGAACTGAAAGAAGCAACTCAGTTTCTCGTCGGCCCTTACGTACTGACCGATGACGAACAACTGAAGTCGGCAATCGGCGAGTATCTCGACGCCATCGTCAATGCCCGACCAAGTGAAGCGGATGTTACCGAATATCTCACCAAGCGAGTGAAATCGTATCTTGGCGCTGGGCCAATGTTCAGCGTGAACGAAGATGGCCTGGTCGACCTCTGGACGTGGGATGCCGACAAGAACGAAGCCGTGATGACTCCGCTTCCCCCGGCCGATGCCGAAGTCGCCACTGCCGGTCAGCTTCTGCATGATCTGTACGCTCTCGCTGCGGACGACGCGGAAGTGCAAGTTCAAACCGCATTGGCGGCCATGCAGCGAATGGCGGTCCTCGACGAATCGGACACTCAGCTCAAGCAGCTGATCGACGAACATGGTATCGAGCTGATTCAAACGACCCTCGATCGGGCACTGGAAGATCGTAAGTTCGCCCAAGCGGCTGTTGTCGCTTGCGAGCAACTTGGGGCCACCAAGAACGCTGATCTTCTGATTGCTGTGGATGGCAACCCAAGCCCGCTTGCTCTTGCCCTGCAATCGCCTGTCTATCGAGTACGTCGCGCCGCGGCGAAAGCCATTCTGGCGATCGATCCGAAGTCTCCCTATGCCGGCTCGGCCGAACTGCTCGACACGCTTGGCTTCATGGCCAATGGACAAGGAAAACGCCTGATTGTGTTGGGCGAACTGCACGAGCAACGGGCCCGAAAGATGGCCAGTTTGCTTGCCGAGCTTCAACTGGAACCACTGATCACTCCCGGCGGCCGCGAACTGTTTCAAGCGGCTTACTCCTCGCCAGACGTCGAAGCGATTTTCATCAGCAAACCGCTCGCTCGCCCAGCCATGATGGAGTCGGTGCAAATCCTGCGAAAGGATCGCCGCACGGCCGATCTGCCGATTGGCTTGATTTCGCCCATCGATGAAGTGATCTCCTACCAGCTGCGTACCAAAGACGATCCGTTAACCGAAGTGATGATTCGCCCGAACGATTCGCAAGGGTTCGCGTTTCAGCTAAAGCAGTTGTACATGGCCCAAGGGCGTCTGCTGGTACCGTACGACGAACGAGCCACCGACGCCGAGTTCGCCATTGCCGAGCTAAGCCGGATGCTGGATGCCAAGCAAGAGTACGACTTCTACAACTTCCTGAAGCTGGAAGAGATTGCCGTGCGCCGCTTGGTCGACGACGAAGTGACCGAAAACATTGCCAAGCTACTGGGCAAGCTGGCCACTCCGGCCGCTCAAACGGCGCTGGTCGACTATGCAAGCGACCCGTTTCACCCTGCTGCCTATCGCCAGGCATGTGCCGATGCATTGAAAGCTGCCATCGCCGAGCGAGGCATTCTTTTGACGAAAGATCAGATTGTCGCCCAGTACGACCGCTATAACGCCTCGGAGAAATTGGACTCCGAGACTCAGGCCGTGCTCGGCAAAATTCTGGACATCCTCGAGGCGCCGACCCAAAACGTTCGTTTCGACCAACCGGCCAAGATCGGCCCGTAG
- a CDS encoding carboxypeptidase-like regulatory domain-containing protein encodes MNAICKFLSLAFLVCLAIGCADEGLKPVTGTVLLDGQPADGVSVIFVPVEGGRTNSIAKTDATGHFELRYTSRNSGALPGTYKVLIKKEQNDTGVELIPARYSSGRSETRAEVTEGGENTFHFEIESK; translated from the coding sequence ATGAATGCAATTTGTAAGTTTTTGAGCCTGGCGTTTCTTGTTTGCCTGGCGATCGGCTGTGCCGACGAAGGACTGAAACCAGTAACTGGAACCGTCCTGCTCGATGGTCAGCCGGCAGATGGTGTGAGCGTGATCTTCGTTCCTGTGGAAGGAGGCCGAACCAACTCCATCGCCAAGACCGACGCCACAGGTCACTTCGAGCTTCGCTACACCAGTCGAAACTCCGGCGCACTGCCAGGCACCTACAAAGTGCTGATTAAAAAGGAACAGAACGACACCGGAGTCGAGCTGATTCCGGCCCGGTATAGCAGCGGACGCTCGGAGACTCGGGCCGAGGTAACCGAGGGCGGCGAGAACACCTTCCACTTTGAAATTGAATCGAAGTAG
- a CDS encoding endonuclease/exonuclease/phosphatase family protein produces the protein MIAAETTKSESSWSWKQAIAARIWRYSQLFIVLLFVATLLTGFAWEYWVWDILANLRVQQIVVAVVLAIVCGFYRRWIWLGICVACMMIHLPWFLPNGHHTAGSFDYQIATFTVCNVNSANHHFDAAISDILLDEPDVFVVLEITSQWAEQIEAATADAYPHKIVRPQDQGNFGIGLYSRHPIVTSDVFRLNVDIDSIEAIVQIDNKKYRVIGTHPLPPIRASGFHDRNQHLQLLAEHLRQPNESFAGHPTIVMGDLNITPWSPIFHDFVSRSGLQSSHRTVGQPLGGSTTPTWYVVPTFMMGLSLDHILHSDDLDCLTRRVGGPIGSDHRSVTVTVGGLVEESVEEIDELH, from the coding sequence GTGATCGCCGCGGAAACGACCAAGTCCGAATCGTCCTGGTCGTGGAAACAGGCAATCGCCGCTCGCATTTGGCGGTACTCGCAGCTTTTCATCGTGCTTCTCTTCGTTGCCACGCTCCTGACTGGCTTCGCGTGGGAATATTGGGTCTGGGATATCCTGGCCAACCTCCGCGTGCAGCAGATCGTCGTTGCGGTCGTACTGGCGATCGTTTGCGGGTTCTATCGTCGCTGGATCTGGCTGGGCATTTGCGTGGCCTGCATGATGATTCATCTGCCGTGGTTTCTACCGAACGGCCATCACACTGCCGGATCGTTCGACTACCAAATCGCCACGTTCACGGTCTGCAACGTGAACTCCGCGAATCATCATTTCGATGCGGCGATAAGTGACATTCTTCTCGACGAGCCAGACGTGTTTGTCGTGCTGGAGATCACTTCGCAGTGGGCAGAACAAATCGAAGCGGCAACGGCGGACGCGTACCCTCACAAGATCGTTCGCCCGCAAGATCAAGGCAATTTCGGTATCGGGCTTTATTCGCGTCATCCGATCGTCACTTCGGATGTGTTTCGCTTGAACGTCGATATCGATTCGATCGAGGCGATCGTGCAAATCGATAATAAGAAGTACCGCGTTATCGGCACTCATCCCTTGCCACCGATTCGGGCAAGCGGCTTTCACGATCGCAATCAGCATCTCCAACTGCTGGCCGAGCATCTTCGCCAACCGAACGAAAGCTTCGCAGGCCATCCAACCATCGTGATGGGAGATTTGAATATCACGCCTTGGTCGCCGATCTTTCACGATTTCGTATCACGCAGCGGTCTGCAAAGTTCGCATCGCACCGTTGGCCAACCTCTCGGTGGTTCGACAACACCGACGTGGTACGTTGTGCCGACATTCATGATGGGACTTTCGCTCGATCACATCCTGCACAGCGACGACTTGGATTGCCTGACCCGTCGCGTCGGAGGCCCGATCGGTTCCGATCATCGGAGTGTTACTGTCACCGTCGGTGGGCTTGTCGAAGAAAGCGTCGAAGAGATCGACGAACTGCATTGA
- the argH gene encoding argininosuccinate lyase, translating into MSRNSPSQSGVFNSAVDSRVEKFTESISFDHRLYAQDIRGSIAHAEMLADVGVLTTDEASQITTALALIKGEIENGTFQFDEKLEDVHMNIESALVGRLGDVGRKLHTGRSRNDQVSTDTRLWVRDSIDETDRLLKQLQAAFVGRCDGDIGTILPAYTHMQRAQPVLAPHYWLAYTEKLQRDRERLADCRRRVNVCSLGTAALAGTTIPIDRENVAKRLGFESVAANSIDVSSDRDFLVEYAFCLTMIAEHLSVWADEWVLWSSVEFKFIQIPQQFCTGSSIMPQKINPDVCELIRGKSARVIGNLQSLLVLIKGLPLAYNRDLQEDKERLFDSVDTVQLSLDLAASIVEGAVLNVESINSRLEDGFLDATTLMEYLIGKGTPQRTAHHQIGSLVAKAMEKKCRLSELPLDDFTAVNDSLDKSVYDVLGVEKAVAAFRSYGSTSPEEVKKQVVRWKEQLELS; encoded by the coding sequence TTGTCCCGGAACAGCCCCTCTCAAAGCGGAGTCTTTAACTCCGCCGTCGACTCCCGGGTCGAAAAGTTCACCGAAAGCATCAGCTTCGACCACCGACTGTACGCCCAGGACATCCGCGGCTCGATCGCCCACGCTGAAATGCTGGCCGATGTTGGCGTGTTGACGACTGACGAAGCTTCGCAAATCACGACCGCACTTGCACTTATCAAGGGCGAGATCGAAAACGGCACCTTCCAGTTCGACGAAAAACTGGAAGACGTCCACATGAATATCGAGAGCGCCTTAGTCGGCCGCTTAGGCGACGTCGGGCGAAAACTCCATACTGGACGTAGCCGAAACGATCAGGTCTCGACCGACACCCGACTATGGGTGCGCGATTCGATCGATGAAACCGATCGACTATTGAAGCAGTTGCAAGCCGCCTTCGTGGGCCGCTGCGATGGCGACATCGGGACCATTCTGCCGGCCTACACGCACATGCAACGAGCCCAGCCGGTGCTCGCTCCGCATTATTGGCTGGCTTACACCGAGAAGCTTCAGCGCGATCGAGAACGGTTGGCCGATTGCCGTCGTCGTGTGAACGTGTGCAGTCTCGGCACCGCGGCTCTCGCAGGAACGACCATTCCGATCGACCGCGAGAACGTCGCCAAACGGCTCGGCTTTGAATCGGTTGCCGCGAACAGTATTGATGTCTCCAGCGACCGCGACTTCCTCGTCGAATACGCGTTTTGCCTGACGATGATCGCCGAGCACCTGAGCGTTTGGGCCGATGAATGGGTCCTGTGGTCGAGCGTGGAATTCAAATTCATCCAAATCCCGCAGCAATTCTGCACCGGCAGTTCGATCATGCCGCAGAAGATCAACCCGGACGTATGCGAACTGATTCGTGGTAAATCGGCTCGGGTTATCGGGAACCTCCAGTCACTGCTGGTCCTGATCAAAGGCCTGCCACTGGCGTACAACCGCGACTTGCAGGAAGACAAAGAGCGTTTGTTCGACTCCGTAGATACGGTTCAACTTTCGCTCGACTTGGCCGCTTCGATTGTCGAAGGAGCCGTATTGAATGTCGAATCGATCAATTCTCGGCTGGAAGATGGCTTCCTCGACGCGACGACATTAATGGAATACCTCATCGGCAAAGGCACCCCTCAGCGGACTGCCCACCACCAGATTGGTAGCCTGGTCGCAAAGGCAATGGAAAAGAAGTGCCGCTTGTCGGAATTGCCGCTGGACGATTTTACGGCTGTTAACGATTCGCTCGATAAGTCTGTTTATGACGTCCTGGGAGTGGAAAAAGCGGTCGCTGCTTTCCGCAGCTACGGCTCAACATCGCCTGAGGAAGTGAAAAAGCAAGTTGTTCGCTGGAAGGAGCAATTAGAATTGAGCTAA
- a CDS encoding substrate-binding domain-containing protein, translated as MALKLKFGFFAPYWTNYARMLLDGVVRYLQADDSIELCDFRYLKNIEKETEHPPWAGQVHGVIVNGANTPELLSWLKRGRVPVVSASGDFRGTSIPSFSTDCHAIARMGLEHFQSLGHRHVVFVSQVHNSVSEARRTAFLQEAASVDLKTSSVEVTKPLDELFGKEETWDGVEELIAILQNSRSQVGVFAMNDRVATWAAWCASHLGMKIPEQVAILGVGDSDLSRLCSPPISTIRLDTEEIGFRAAQRLHKIILGKPTSDEELDLAPLKIVPRQSTLGIQKPVFTDIDVALQFIHDRACSGIRTQDVANEVRISLRALELEFKKRVGQTMGSVIQEVRLNRAKHLLETTDLSTQRIATMIGFSHYSCLNRMTARTLGMTPSQYRKQCRQEK; from the coding sequence ATGGCCCTGAAGCTAAAATTTGGGTTCTTTGCTCCGTACTGGACGAATTATGCGCGGATGCTTTTGGATGGCGTTGTGCGGTATCTTCAAGCGGACGATTCGATCGAACTGTGCGATTTCCGTTATCTCAAGAACATCGAGAAGGAAACGGAGCATCCCCCCTGGGCTGGACAAGTGCATGGGGTGATCGTGAATGGGGCCAATACGCCTGAGTTGCTGTCTTGGCTCAAGCGTGGTCGCGTCCCGGTGGTCTCCGCTTCGGGAGACTTTCGTGGGACAAGCATCCCATCGTTCTCGACCGATTGTCATGCGATTGCACGGATGGGTTTAGAGCATTTCCAATCGCTCGGCCATCGTCATGTTGTCTTCGTCAGCCAGGTGCACAACTCCGTTTCCGAGGCACGCCGTACAGCGTTTCTTCAAGAGGCGGCCAGCGTTGACTTGAAGACCAGCAGCGTGGAAGTCACCAAGCCGCTCGACGAGTTGTTCGGCAAAGAAGAGACATGGGACGGCGTTGAAGAGTTGATCGCCATCTTGCAGAACAGTCGATCGCAGGTCGGCGTGTTTGCCATGAACGATCGTGTGGCGACGTGGGCGGCCTGGTGCGCTAGTCATCTTGGAATGAAAATCCCGGAGCAAGTCGCCATCTTGGGCGTCGGAGATTCCGATCTGTCGCGGCTCTGCTCGCCGCCGATTTCGACGATCCGCCTCGACACGGAAGAGATCGGTTTTCGAGCCGCCCAGCGGCTGCACAAGATCATCCTGGGTAAGCCAACGTCGGATGAAGAGCTCGACTTGGCTCCGCTAAAGATCGTTCCGCGGCAATCAACGCTAGGGATTCAAAAGCCGGTGTTCACCGACATCGATGTGGCACTGCAATTCATTCATGACCGAGCATGCTCCGGAATCCGTACCCAAGATGTCGCTAACGAGGTGCGTATCTCGCTGCGAGCTTTAGAGCTTGAATTCAAAAAGCGGGTTGGTCAGACGATGGGCAGCGTCATTCAAGAGGTTCGGCTTAATCGGGCCAAGCATCTCTTAGAGACGACCGATTTATCGACTCAGCGAATCGCGACGATGATCGGCTTCAGTCATTACTCGTGTTTGAACCGGATGACCGCGCGGACGTTGGGGATGACTCCTTCGCAGTATCGAAAGCAGTGCCGGCAAGAGAAGTAG
- a CDS encoding peptidylprolyl isomerase: MRAWTVWMPLLLVGLIPGMLTAQEAPAASEPMAEAPASPALQDEFTKKLAEWKVIITELRRIQQEYRLAPEADLPKLRKEYDKVLEQGMAMLPSIEDAAIQRLKDHPGNNEALQFVQKMTNDSLEKDDYERGYRLLHVLLDNDVEEKYLLPAQVVAAFGTDHFEESEDAFKKLQKVATKEPDERVLQSGFMASQLKDKWKREQEFRQKDAEKDDLPRVKLSTTKGDLVIELYEDEAPDTVGNFVSLVEKKFYDGLPFHRVLPHFMAQGGDPKGDGSGGPGYNIFCECYEEDARHHFAGTLSMAHAGKNTGGSQFFLTFQATPHLDGKHTVFGRVIEGMDVLPKITRREPGGLTAPPADRILKAEVIRKRDHEYVPNKTP; encoded by the coding sequence ATGCGTGCGTGGACCGTTTGGATGCCCTTGTTGTTGGTCGGTTTGATCCCTGGAATGCTTACCGCTCAGGAAGCCCCTGCCGCGTCGGAACCGATGGCGGAAGCTCCGGCTTCGCCCGCTTTGCAGGATGAATTCACCAAGAAGTTGGCCGAATGGAAGGTGATCATCACCGAACTTCGCCGCATCCAACAGGAATACCGCCTGGCCCCGGAAGCCGATCTGCCGAAGTTGCGAAAGGAATACGACAAAGTCCTGGAACAAGGGATGGCGATGCTTCCTTCGATTGAAGATGCCGCCATTCAGCGATTGAAAGATCATCCCGGCAATAACGAAGCCCTGCAGTTCGTCCAGAAGATGACCAACGATTCACTGGAGAAGGACGACTACGAACGAGGCTATCGTTTGCTCCACGTTCTGCTCGATAACGACGTGGAAGAGAAGTACCTGTTGCCTGCCCAAGTGGTTGCCGCTTTCGGTACCGATCATTTTGAAGAATCGGAAGACGCCTTTAAGAAGCTGCAGAAAGTCGCCACCAAAGAACCGGATGAACGGGTTCTTCAGTCGGGCTTCATGGCTTCGCAGCTCAAAGACAAGTGGAAACGAGAACAAGAGTTCCGCCAAAAGGACGCCGAAAAGGACGACCTGCCTCGCGTGAAGCTTTCGACTACCAAGGGAGATTTGGTGATCGAGCTATACGAAGACGAAGCACCTGACACGGTGGGCAACTTTGTTAGTCTCGTCGAGAAGAAGTTCTACGACGGGCTGCCGTTTCACCGGGTTTTGCCGCACTTCATGGCTCAGGGGGGCGATCCGAAAGGGGACGGCTCCGGCGGACCGGGCTACAACATCTTCTGCGAATGCTACGAAGAGGATGCTCGTCATCACTTTGCCGGAACGCTAAGCATGGCCCACGCCGGCAAGAACACCGGGGGCTCGCAGTTCTTCCTCACATTTCAAGCAACGCCGCATCTTGATGGTAAGCACACCGTCTTCGGCCGTGTGATCGAAGGCATGGACGTCCTACCGAAGATTACTCGCCGCGAACCAGGCGGGCTGACGGCACCTCCGGCCGATCGCATCTTGAAGGCGGAAGTGATTCGCAAACGGGATCACGAGTACGTCCCTAACAAGACGCCATAA
- a CDS encoding DUF2179 domain-containing protein: MEWLSELSPWVLALLIFLVRVVDVSIGTLRTICVVQGRMALSVVLGFFEVLIWIAALSQVIIGVSDSPMLMVAYAGGFALGNAVGIGLERKLALGSVVVRIIAQEEDSEIVYALRDRGFRATTFEGEGVEGPVDLIYVRCDRRKVANLLKIAKAIKPNIFYTVEPVQEQSERFAEPLPHPTGWRSVLKMK, translated from the coding sequence ATGGAGTGGCTTTCGGAACTTTCACCTTGGGTTTTGGCGTTACTGATCTTCCTCGTCCGAGTTGTCGACGTGTCGATTGGAACGCTGCGCACCATTTGCGTTGTTCAAGGACGCATGGCGCTTTCGGTGGTCTTGGGCTTCTTTGAAGTTCTGATCTGGATCGCGGCCCTATCCCAAGTCATCATCGGCGTCTCTGACAGTCCCATGTTGATGGTTGCGTATGCCGGGGGATTCGCGCTGGGGAATGCCGTGGGGATTGGCTTAGAACGGAAACTGGCCCTCGGATCGGTCGTCGTGCGTATCATTGCCCAGGAAGAAGACTCTGAAATCGTCTACGCCCTGCGCGATCGAGGCTTTCGAGCCACAACGTTTGAGGGGGAAGGCGTCGAAGGCCCTGTCGACTTGATCTACGTCCGCTGCGACCGGCGGAAAGTTGCCAACTTGCTGAAGATAGCCAAAGCGATCAAGCCGAACATCTTCTATACCGTCGAGCCGGTCCAAGAACAGAGCGAACGCTTTGCCGAACCACTGCCACACCCGACGGGATGGCGATCGGTTCTCAAGATGAAGTGA